Proteins found in one Vallitalea guaymasensis genomic segment:
- a CDS encoding BMP family ABC transporter substrate-binding protein, which yields MKKSLILILALVMSVSMLLAGCGEKKDDTKTPDTGDTNTEDNKTDDKDDAKTEGPLKVVLLINGNLGDKSFFDSSKAGMDLIQQKYGDKVETETIEMTYDETKWEPALQDVSDKDYDIIIVGTYQMSEYLEDIAVDHKDKKYIIFDSTVNYEEYDLDNVYSIGYKQNEGSFLAGVLATRITTSDMEGINADKKIGFIGGMENNVINDFLVGYIQGALYADPDTKVASSYIGDFSDVAKAKEMSLAQFKQAGVDIGFNVAGQAGLGQIDAALEAGKYVIGVDSDQAALFADEKEKSDLILTSVLKRVDQSLLRAIDMHLEGTLPYGSAESLGFKEKAIDIVDTNTNVSAEIMEELAEVEQKIVDGEIEVKTAFKMTQDELTEYINSVK from the coding sequence ATGAAAAAATCATTAATCCTAATATTAGCACTAGTAATGTCTGTATCCATGCTATTAGCTGGCTGCGGAGAAAAGAAAGACGACACTAAGACTCCAGATACTGGAGATACTAACACAGAAGACAACAAGACAGATGATAAAGACGATGCAAAAACAGAAGGACCATTAAAAGTAGTATTATTAATCAATGGTAACCTTGGAGACAAATCATTCTTTGATTCTTCTAAAGCAGGTATGGACCTTATTCAACAAAAATATGGTGATAAGGTAGAAACTGAAACTATTGAAATGACTTATGATGAGACAAAATGGGAACCAGCATTACAAGATGTATCTGACAAAGATTATGATATAATCATTGTGGGAACATACCAAATGTCTGAATATCTAGAAGACATTGCTGTTGATCACAAAGATAAAAAATACATTATCTTTGATTCAACTGTTAATTACGAAGAATATGATTTAGATAACGTATATTCTATCGGTTACAAGCAAAATGAAGGTTCATTCTTAGCAGGTGTTCTTGCTACAAGAATAACTACTTCAGATATGGAAGGTATTAATGCTGATAAGAAAATTGGTTTCATCGGTGGTATGGAAAACAATGTAATCAATGACTTTTTAGTTGGATATATCCAAGGAGCATTATATGCAGACCCAGATACAAAAGTAGCAAGTTCTTACATTGGTGACTTCTCTGATGTAGCAAAAGCTAAAGAAATGAGTCTTGCTCAATTCAAACAAGCTGGAGTAGATATCGGATTCAACGTTGCTGGACAAGCTGGTCTTGGACAAATTGACGCTGCATTAGAAGCTGGTAAATATGTTATTGGTGTAGACTCTGACCAAGCTGCATTATTTGCAGATGAAAAAGAAAAATCTGATTTAATATTAACATCAGTATTAAAGAGAGTTGACCAATCCTTACTTCGTGCTATAGATATGCATTTAGAAGGAACTTTACCATATGGTTCAGCAGAAAGTCTTGGATTCAAAGAAAAAGCTATTGATATAGTTGATACTAATACAAATGTTTCAGCTGAGATTATGGAAGAATTAGCTGAAGTCGAGCAAAAAATCGTTGATGGAGAAATTGAAGTAAAAACTGCATTTAAGATGACACAAGATGAACTTACTGAATATATAAATTCTGTTAAATAA
- a CDS encoding indolepyruvate oxidoreductase subunit beta has product METKNILVVGVGGQGTLLTSRILGNLAIHSGYDVKLSEVHGMSQRGGSVVTHIRYGDKVYSPLVEIGKADIILAFEKMEALRWRHYLKKDGLIIVNAQEIDPMPVIIGAADYPQDIFEQLHDADNKVIIADALSEARKIGNFRVVNTVLLGLLAKNLDEDKEKWEEAIKHTVPSKTIDVNVQAFEAGYAL; this is encoded by the coding sequence ATGGAAACAAAGAATATATTAGTTGTAGGTGTTGGAGGACAAGGAACACTTTTAACCAGTAGAATACTAGGTAATTTAGCAATACATTCTGGATATGATGTGAAATTATCTGAGGTACATGGAATGTCACAAAGAGGTGGAAGTGTTGTTACACATATTCGTTATGGAGACAAAGTATATTCACCTCTTGTAGAAATAGGAAAAGCAGATATAATACTTGCTTTTGAAAAGATGGAAGCCCTAAGATGGCGTCATTACTTGAAAAAAGATGGTTTGATTATTGTTAATGCTCAAGAGATTGATCCTATGCCTGTTATTATAGGAGCAGCTGACTATCCACAAGATATATTTGAGCAGTTACATGATGCGGATAACAAAGTAATTATTGCTGATGCATTAAGTGAAGCAAGAAAGATCGGTAACTTTAGAGTAGTCAATACTGTTCTATTAGGTCTCCTTGCCAAAAATCTGGATGAAGATAAAGAGAAGTGGGAAGAAGCAATTAAACATACTGTACCAAGTAAGACTATTGACGTAAATGTACAAGCTTTTGAAGCAGGTTATGCTCTATAA
- a CDS encoding phenylacetate--CoA ligase family protein: MIWNEHIECMSRDELREIQSKRLCETVERVYYNVPFYRKKMQELGLEPGDIKGIQDLSKLPFTTKQDLRDNYPFNLFAVPMSDVVRVHASSGTTGKPTVVGYTRRDLSSWSEVVARSLHCAGVEKNDRIQIAYGYGLFTGGLGIHYGAEKVGATVIPISGGNTKKQLNLMSDFESTVIACTPSYALYLAEAMEEQGIDPAKLKLKTGIFGAEPWTNNMRKQIEAKLHIKAMDIYGLSEVMGPGVACECSYQNGLHVAEDHFIPETISTDTLENVDMGMEGELVFTTITKEALPILRYRTRDLTVLNYDKCECGRTMVRMQKCTGRSDDMLIIRGVNVFPSQIESVLLEMSETKPHYLLIVERHNNLDTLEIWVEVDEAFFSDEIRKLENLTKKITHEIQSTLGISVKVKLVEPKTIERSEGKAKRIIDRRKLV; the protein is encoded by the coding sequence ATGATATGGAATGAACATATTGAATGCATGAGTCGAGATGAACTTAGAGAAATACAAAGCAAAAGATTATGCGAAACAGTGGAAAGAGTTTATTATAACGTACCTTTCTATAGAAAAAAGATGCAAGAACTTGGCTTAGAACCGGGAGACATAAAAGGAATACAAGATTTATCCAAATTACCATTTACTACAAAACAAGACTTGAGAGACAATTATCCATTTAACTTATTCGCAGTTCCTATGAGTGATGTGGTCAGAGTACATGCTTCTTCTGGAACAACTGGAAAGCCTACTGTAGTAGGTTATACGAGAAGAGATCTTTCATCTTGGTCAGAAGTTGTAGCACGTTCCTTACACTGTGCTGGAGTAGAAAAAAATGATAGAATCCAAATAGCATATGGATATGGTTTGTTCACAGGTGGACTAGGTATCCATTATGGAGCTGAAAAAGTAGGGGCTACTGTTATTCCTATATCTGGTGGAAATACGAAAAAACAGCTGAACTTGATGAGTGATTTTGAGAGTACTGTTATAGCTTGTACACCTTCTTATGCTCTTTATTTAGCTGAAGCTATGGAAGAACAAGGAATAGACCCAGCAAAATTAAAATTGAAAACTGGTATATTTGGAGCTGAACCATGGACCAATAACATGAGAAAGCAAATAGAAGCAAAACTTCATATTAAAGCTATGGATATCTATGGTTTAAGTGAGGTCATGGGACCTGGGGTAGCTTGTGAATGTAGTTACCAAAATGGTTTGCACGTAGCAGAAGACCATTTTATTCCTGAGACAATCAGTACGGATACATTGGAAAATGTAGATATGGGTATGGAAGGTGAATTAGTATTTACAACAATCACAAAGGAAGCTCTACCTATATTAAGATATAGAACTAGAGATCTTACTGTACTTAATTATGATAAATGTGAATGTGGAAGAACTATGGTCAGAATGCAAAAATGTACAGGACGTTCTGATGATATGTTGATTATTCGTGGTGTCAACGTATTCCCATCACAAATAGAAAGTGTTCTACTGGAAATGAGTGAAACCAAACCTCATTATTTACTTATTGTTGAGAGACATAATAATCTTGATACTCTAGAGATATGGGTAGAAGTAGATGAAGCCTTTTTCTCTGATGAAATCCGCAAACTAGAGAATTTAACTAAGAAGATTACTCACGAAATACAAAGTACACTAGGAATAAGTGTAAAAGTGAAGTTAGTTGAACCAAAAACAATAGAAAGAAGTGAAGGTAAAGCTAAACGTATTATAGATAGGAGGAAATTGGTATGA
- a CDS encoding ABC transporter permease translates to MAELFNIIFTTGFGYSVLRVTTPILFAALGALISDRAGVINIALEGIMLTSALAGVIISATTQSAWIGLLGAVIVGALVGLLLAYFSLNLKTDIILSGIALNLMAAGGTVFVLFLVANNKGVSSGLKSKVIPNIDIPLIEKIPIIGPIFSGHNALTYISILSVIFIFYLLYKTPLGLKIRAVGENPNAADSVGISVRKIKYIALILSGMFAGFGGAYMSMGYLPYFTRNMTAGRGFIALAAEAMGGATPIGTFLTSLFFGFADALANNLQTLRVPPQFIYMIPYIATLIGLVIYASRKQSQIKRIKKQKIKQL, encoded by the coding sequence ATGGCTGAGTTATTTAATATTATTTTTACTACTGGATTTGGATATTCTGTGTTACGGGTAACGACTCCTATACTATTTGCTGCTCTTGGTGCGCTTATATCAGATAGAGCTGGTGTAATCAATATTGCACTAGAAGGTATTATGTTAACTTCGGCTTTAGCAGGTGTTATTATAAGTGCAACAACACAAAGTGCTTGGATCGGATTATTAGGTGCAGTTATTGTAGGTGCTTTGGTAGGTTTACTATTAGCTTACTTCTCACTTAACCTTAAGACGGATATAATCCTATCAGGTATTGCTCTTAACCTTATGGCAGCTGGTGGAACAGTATTTGTTCTATTCTTAGTTGCTAACAACAAAGGTGTTTCTTCAGGATTGAAAAGTAAGGTAATACCTAATATTGATATACCTTTGATAGAGAAGATTCCAATAATAGGACCTATTTTTTCAGGTCATAACGCTTTGACTTATATATCAATATTATCAGTAATATTCATTTTCTATTTATTATACAAAACACCACTAGGACTTAAGATTAGAGCTGTTGGAGAGAATCCTAATGCAGCTGATTCAGTAGGTATTAGTGTAAGAAAGATAAAATATATCGCTCTTATTTTAAGTGGGATGTTTGCAGGATTTGGTGGAGCTTATATGTCAATGGGATATCTTCCATATTTCACAAGAAATATGACAGCTGGTAGAGGATTCATCGCTTTGGCAGCAGAAGCAATGGGTGGAGCTACACCTATTGGAACATTCCTTACATCATTATTCTTTGGATTTGCAGATGCATTGGCTAACAATCTACAAACCCTAAGAGTGCCACCACAATTTATATATATGATTCCATATATTGCAACACTAATCGGATTAGTTATATATGCATCAAGAAAACAATCTCAGATTAAAAGGATTAAGAAACAGAAGATAAAACAATTATAA
- a CDS encoding ABC transporter permease — protein MRKNLKFEVVRTSMAILIALAVALIIIFLTSNEPGVALKEFVVGPIDSLRHFGNVIELAIPLMFTGLAVSIMFKAQQFNLGAEGGFFIGGVAAMVVAIKVSLPVVAHPLVAILFGGILGAIVVSIPAFMKVRWNATELVSSLMLNYIALFIGAYLLNYHFRDPNSGAIASYKIPKTAKLMVILDGTRIHAGLIIVAVMVVLCYYFLYRTKWGYEIRITGENKRFAEYSGINTAKVIILSQVFGGFIAGMGGSIEVLGLYRRFTWQTLPGYGWDGIIVAILARNNPLYVPIGAIFLAYLRIGADLMSRGSDVQSEVVAIIQGVIIVFIVAESFLSKYKHKLVYKEAKKLSVKGVK, from the coding sequence ATGCGTAAAAATCTAAAGTTTGAAGTTGTTCGTACTAGTATGGCAATATTGATTGCACTAGCTGTTGCATTGATAATTATCTTTTTAACAAGTAATGAACCAGGAGTAGCCCTAAAAGAATTTGTTGTAGGACCTATTGATAGTCTTAGACACTTTGGTAATGTTATTGAACTTGCAATCCCTCTTATGTTTACAGGACTTGCAGTTAGTATTATGTTCAAGGCTCAACAATTTAACCTTGGTGCAGAAGGTGGTTTCTTCATCGGTGGTGTTGCAGCAATGGTTGTTGCTATAAAAGTATCATTGCCTGTAGTAGCACATCCATTGGTAGCTATTTTATTTGGAGGTATTCTTGGAGCGATTGTTGTTAGTATACCTGCATTTATGAAAGTAAGATGGAATGCTACAGAGTTGGTATCATCATTGATGTTAAACTATATTGCATTATTTATAGGCGCGTATCTATTGAATTACCACTTTAGAGATCCTAATTCAGGAGCTATAGCATCTTACAAAATTCCTAAGACAGCAAAACTAATGGTTATTCTAGATGGAACTAGAATTCATGCAGGTCTGATAATTGTTGCTGTCATGGTTGTTCTTTGCTACTATTTCCTATATAGAACTAAATGGGGATATGAAATAAGAATAACTGGTGAAAACAAAAGATTTGCTGAGTACTCTGGAATCAATACAGCAAAAGTCATAATACTTTCTCAAGTATTTGGTGGTTTCATTGCTGGTATGGGAGGTTCTATTGAAGTACTTGGTTTATATAGGAGATTTACTTGGCAGACGTTGCCTGGTTATGGATGGGATGGTATCATAGTTGCTATTCTTGCCAGAAATAACCCTTTATATGTTCCTATAGGTGCCATTTTCTTAGCTTATCTTAGAATAGGTGCAGACTTGATGTCTAGAGGTTCAGACGTACAAAGTGAAGTTGTTGCCATAATTCAAGGTGTAATAATTGTGTTTATAGTTGCTGAAAGCTTCTTATCAAAATATAAACATAAATTAGTATACAAAGAAGCTAAAAAATTAAGCGTGAAGGGGGTAAAATAA
- a CDS encoding ABC transporter ATP-binding protein — MQNELLKMEKITKVYPSGIVANDGVDFSIREGEIHAICGENGAGKSTLMKILFGLHTPEEGKITLRGEEIHITSPTVAIEYGIGMVHQHFMLVPSLTVAENMVLGVEPKKGLFIDMDKAIKTTEELSNKYNLHVDPRAKVEDIPVGIKQKVEILKALLRGAKILILDEPTAVLTPQETKELFNQLKLLKEKGHTIIFISHKLNEVKELCDRITVMRNGKSMGVHNTSDVTEEDISRLMVGRDVVLRVEKEKASPKESILNIKDLVYVNELGKKALKGISFSVRKGEILGVAGVEGNGQRELVESITGLESPTSGSIKIVDNEVIGKTIKQIRRLGTSHIPEDRMTYGVAGDVSIEQNIISDKYDTSEYNGKVLLKTKTIKERAVELIKEYRVKCNSANQKVRMLSGGNIQKVVVAREFSGGPKLLIANQPTRGIDVGATEFIRKRLVELRDEGSAVLLISADLNEVMELSDSLIVMYGGEIVAYFEDTSTLTEEELGLYMLGVKKQTPEEIGGVINA, encoded by the coding sequence ATGCAAAACGAACTACTTAAAATGGAGAAGATAACTAAAGTTTATCCAAGTGGTATAGTAGCTAACGATGGAGTTGATTTCTCTATTAGAGAAGGAGAGATTCACGCTATTTGTGGAGAAAATGGTGCTGGAAAGTCAACTTTGATGAAAATCTTATTTGGACTTCATACTCCAGAGGAAGGGAAAATCACCTTACGAGGAGAGGAAATTCACATAACATCACCTACAGTTGCCATAGAGTATGGTATCGGTATGGTGCATCAGCACTTTATGTTAGTTCCTTCTTTAACAGTTGCAGAAAATATGGTATTAGGTGTAGAGCCTAAAAAAGGTTTATTTATTGATATGGATAAAGCAATAAAGACCACTGAAGAGTTATCAAACAAGTATAATCTACATGTTGACCCAAGAGCAAAAGTTGAAGATATACCAGTTGGAATTAAACAGAAAGTTGAAATACTTAAAGCTCTACTAAGAGGGGCTAAGATATTAATATTAGATGAGCCCACAGCAGTACTTACTCCTCAGGAGACCAAAGAACTTTTTAATCAGCTAAAATTATTAAAAGAAAAAGGACATACAATAATATTTATCTCACACAAATTAAACGAGGTAAAAGAGTTATGTGACCGAATTACAGTTATGAGAAATGGTAAGAGTATGGGTGTCCATAACACAAGTGATGTAACTGAAGAAGATATCTCAAGATTGATGGTAGGAAGAGATGTAGTTCTTAGAGTAGAAAAAGAAAAAGCTTCACCAAAAGAATCAATACTTAACATAAAAGATTTAGTATATGTCAACGAGTTAGGTAAAAAGGCTCTAAAAGGTATTTCATTCAGTGTTAGAAAAGGTGAAATACTTGGTGTCGCTGGTGTAGAAGGTAATGGACAAAGAGAGTTAGTAGAGTCTATAACAGGCTTGGAAAGTCCAACATCAGGTAGCATCAAAATAGTTGATAACGAGGTTATTGGTAAAACAATAAAACAAATAAGAAGACTTGGTACATCGCATATCCCAGAAGATAGAATGACATATGGTGTTGCAGGTGATGTAAGTATTGAACAGAACATAATCTCTGATAAGTATGATACCAGTGAATATAACGGTAAAGTATTATTGAAAACAAAAACTATAAAAGAAAGAGCAGTTGAGCTTATAAAAGAATATAGAGTTAAATGTAATTCTGCCAATCAAAAGGTCAGAATGCTTTCTGGTGGTAATATACAAAAAGTAGTTGTTGCAAGAGAATTTTCAGGAGGACCAAAACTTCTTATAGCTAACCAGCCAACAAGAGGTATAGATGTTGGAGCAACAGAATTCATTAGAAAAAGATTAGTTGAACTTAGGGATGAAGGATCAGCAGTATTACTGATTTCAGCTGACTTGAATGAAGTAATGGAACTTAGTGATAGCTTGATCGTAATGTATGGTGGAGAAATCGTAGCTTATTTTGAAGATACTAGTACATTAACTGAAGAAGAATTAGGTCTATATATGTTAGGAGTTAAAAAACAAACACCAGAAGAGATTGGGGGAGTTATTAATGCGTAA
- a CDS encoding ADP-ribosylglycohydrolase family protein translates to MKAWEMEQQLIESAIPVVLSEEEQQWDGMADIGKVDDDKIKLLWGSNVPGSGAPERVIIAGIQAIENRGYIVEGYEEIIKEGLEALNNNDMVKLHTLTSKLYHQMNICIKDEKSSYWKYKIYKTWKQYEEDVTFVKDSYDVNSKDFEEKILIGWKSQLVGGALGTAVEGYTTDNLRKVFGEIRDYVRKPNTLNDDITFELAFLKAFMDKGGDVDSVDIAHEWIGLIPAGWSAEEVALRNIRYGIYPPESGTFCNPYCEWIGAQMRGAICGMVAPGNPKEAARLAWLDGQVSHYNNGIIGEIFNAMLVSLSFTRKDVRLLLKEVINMIPSKSEYYSVVKFALDQCEKSTNWEQAWRPCEEKYAKYNWIHAYPNAAAEVVALWFGNGDYDETLHIIAMEGVDVDCNAAQIMTALGIIVGKDKIADKWTEPFDNNIETYVRSMENIDINELTKWTVESCRNALKA, encoded by the coding sequence ATGAAAGCTTGGGAAATGGAACAACAGTTAATAGAATCAGCAATCCCAGTAGTCTTAAGTGAAGAAGAACAGCAATGGGATGGAATGGCGGACATAGGTAAAGTTGATGATGACAAGATTAAACTTCTTTGGGGTAGTAATGTACCTGGATCAGGTGCTCCAGAAAGAGTCATCATTGCAGGTATACAAGCCATCGAAAACAGAGGATATATAGTAGAAGGTTATGAAGAAATAATAAAAGAGGGTTTGGAAGCATTAAATAATAATGACATGGTAAAACTTCATACTCTTACTTCAAAATTATATCATCAAATGAATATATGCATAAAAGATGAAAAATCCTCTTATTGGAAATATAAAATATACAAAACTTGGAAACAATATGAAGAGGATGTTACTTTTGTAAAAGATTCCTATGATGTAAATTCCAAAGATTTTGAAGAAAAAATTCTTATTGGATGGAAATCACAATTAGTTGGTGGTGCTTTAGGTACTGCTGTTGAAGGTTATACAACTGATAATCTAAGAAAAGTATTTGGTGAAATCAGAGATTATGTCAGAAAACCGAATACATTGAATGATGATATCACTTTTGAATTGGCTTTTCTCAAAGCTTTCATGGATAAAGGAGGTGATGTAGATTCAGTAGACATTGCTCATGAGTGGATAGGTCTTATTCCTGCTGGATGGTCAGCAGAAGAAGTGGCTCTAAGAAATATTCGTTATGGAATATATCCACCAGAAAGTGGTACATTCTGTAATCCTTATTGTGAATGGATTGGAGCTCAGATGAGAGGTGCCATATGTGGTATGGTTGCACCTGGAAACCCAAAAGAAGCGGCAAGACTTGCATGGCTTGATGGACAAGTTTCACATTATAACAATGGAATTATTGGTGAAATATTCAACGCTATGTTAGTTTCATTATCATTCACAAGAAAAGACGTAAGATTATTATTAAAAGAAGTAATCAATATGATTCCAAGCAAAAGTGAGTATTATTCAGTTGTTAAATTTGCTCTTGATCAATGTGAGAAATCAACTAACTGGGAACAGGCATGGAGACCATGTGAGGAAAAATATGCAAAATATAATTGGATTCATGCTTATCCAAATGCAGCAGCAGAAGTTGTTGCACTATGGTTTGGAAATGGCGATTATGACGAAACCCTTCATATCATTGCTATGGAAGGTGTAGATGTAGATTGTAACGCAGCTCAAATTATGACAGCTCTAGGAATTATTGTTGGTAAAGATAAAATCGCTGATAAATGGACTGAACCATTTGACAATAATATCGAAACGTACGTAAGAAGTATGGAAAATATCGACATTAATGAATTGACAAAATGGACAGTAGAAAGTTGTAGAAATGCTTTGAAAGCCTAA
- a CDS encoding ACT domain-containing protein — protein sequence MIIKQLSVFLENKSGRLSDVTKALGENDITISALSVADTSEYGILRLIVGSPEKAHELLKELGFSVSLTDVICLIIPHKPGALHKAVKVLATNGVSIEYMYAYAMNGDASVIMKVSEVNKAIKALTENDVELARASEICN from the coding sequence ATGATAATTAAACAACTCAGCGTTTTTCTAGAAAATAAATCTGGAAGATTATCAGATGTGACGAAAGCACTTGGTGAGAATGATATTACTATTTCTGCACTTAGTGTAGCTGATACATCAGAGTATGGAATCTTAAGATTGATTGTAGGCAGTCCAGAAAAGGCTCATGAACTATTAAAGGAATTAGGTTTTTCAGTTAGTCTTACTGATGTCATATGTTTAATAATACCTCACAAACCAGGAGCATTACATAAAGCAGTAAAAGTATTAGCAACAAACGGTGTGAGTATTGAGTATATGTATGCGTATGCTATGAATGGTGATGCTTCAGTAATTATGAAAGTATCTGAGGTAAATAAAGCTATAAAGGCATTGACTGAGAATGATGTTGAATTAGCAAGAGCCAGCGAAATATGTAATTAA
- a CDS encoding Crp/Fnr family transcriptional regulator, whose amino-acid sequence MLLQELMEYQPKLRKILEGMPRDIKERCRLKTYKSNSTIIKKGEDIKYVDILCKGELNVINEFANGSIYIFDTNKAIDFIGEMEVLAGESRAVVTNVAKTDCIVFRISKNDFIKWTESDNGITLMLAKRLAARSCYTSCYQGYSHYYPAIHMIKRFIIEYVKNEINDNNIVYVNKKRQEIADILGMSVKTVGRNITKLKEKGLVTVKKGKIYVDINQYEDMIDTLEIW is encoded by the coding sequence ATGTTACTGCAAGAACTTATGGAATATCAACCAAAATTGAGAAAAATTCTTGAAGGTATGCCAAGGGATATTAAGGAAAGGTGTAGACTTAAGACATATAAAAGTAACAGTACGATTATTAAGAAAGGCGAAGATATAAAATATGTCGATATATTATGTAAAGGCGAATTAAATGTCATAAATGAATTTGCAAACGGAAGTATATACATATTTGATACTAATAAAGCCATTGATTTTATAGGTGAGATGGAAGTATTAGCTGGTGAATCAAGAGCTGTAGTAACAAATGTAGCAAAAACTGACTGTATAGTTTTTAGAATATCAAAAAATGATTTTATCAAATGGACTGAGAGTGATAATGGTATAACTCTTATGTTAGCTAAAAGATTAGCTGCTAGGTCGTGCTATACATCATGTTATCAAGGGTATTCTCATTACTACCCGGCTATTCATATGATCAAGAGATTTATCATTGAATATGTTAAAAATGAAATAAATGATAATAATATAGTATATGTGAATAAAAAAAGACAAGAAATAGCAGATATTCTGGGGATGAGCGTAAAAACAGTTGGGAGAAATATTACTAAGTTGAAGGAAAAAGGTTTAGTAACAGTAAAAAAAGGTAAAATATATGTAGATATAAATCAATATGAAGATATGATTGATACTTTGGAGATATGGTAG